One stretch of Acropora muricata isolate sample 2 chromosome 12, ASM3666990v1, whole genome shotgun sequence DNA includes these proteins:
- the LOC136893002 gene encoding vesicular inhibitory amino acid transporter-like, which produces MSESNSSPSQDTRRLGEEEIALEPSMSKPTIVPLAEQAPLLRRESDAGKTSLRLSPSWVNLSRSLRKLRSATTTVSLIERQSDDRSTNAFLAGWNVTSLIQGTGMLGIPYAVKLGGWAAIASILVCGFLCCYTGKLLIDCLYVESKSMGQRRRVRVNFPEIGKAVWPGWGHKIVTVVQVCEMSGAAMTYVILMASIFFDFLRHATALDIYDWTVIVGCLVFPGVFITRVSFIAWLSMLSVFSLFSAIMTTIIYCITQYEQMTIDNMPSFHLSSFLVGFGIIMFTFTAHTVLPGVEASMRKPKQFPAMLNVAFANSTITKIALGMLGVLRFGPELKQAVTINLKNNAVFYILANAFVVANVILAFPLLLFDVFETWDNKILPYFPHLAQGSSCHWFWLLLTRPLILTFGVFLAIAVPHFGLVMGLLGCLTGTTLCLVFPCVFHLKLKWNKLAWYQVAFRIAIAVFGIACGVLGASFSALKLVTVGK; this is translated from the coding sequence ATGTCAGAGAGCAATTCTTCCCCTTCGCAAGACACACGTCGTCTTGGTGAAGAAGAAATCGCTTTGGAACCATCGATGTCAAAACCAACTATAGTTCCTTTGGCGGAGCAGGCACCCTTGCTTAGGCGAGAATCCGACGCGGGAAAAACTAGTCTCCGCCTTAGCCCCTCGTGGGTGAATTTATCGCGAAGTCTGCGCAAATTACGATCAGCAACAACGACCGTTTCGTTGATAGAAAGACAGTCTGACGATAGAAGCACAAACGCGTTTCTTGCGGGGTGGAATGTTACTAGTCTTATTCAAGGAACTGGGATGTTGGGAATTCCGTACGCTGTAAAACTTGGTGGATGGGCAGCCATTGCTTCCATTCTCGTCTGTGGCTTTCTTTGCTGTTACACCGGAAAGCTGCTGATTGATTGTCTATATGTAGAGTCGAAGAGCATGGGGCAGCGAAGAAGGGTTCGAGTCAATTTTCCCGAGATTGGCAAGGCAGTATGGCCGGGATGGGGTCATAAGATCGTTACCGTTGTTCAGGTTTGTGAGATGTCTGGGGCAGCTATGACTTATGTTATATTAATGGCGTCCATATTTTTTGATTTTCTTCGACACGCGACAGCTTTGGATATTTACGATTGGACAGTAATAGTGGGATGTCTTGTATTTCCCGGAGTATTCATCACTCGTGTCTCGTTTATCGCCTGGTTAAGCATGTTATCCGTGTTCTCGCTGTTTTCCGCTATCATGACGACAATAATCTATTGCATCACGCAATACGAACAAATGACCATCGACAACATGCCAAGTTTTCATTTGAGCTCGTTTCTAGTTGGCTTTGGCATCATAATGTTCACTTTCACGGCGCACACTGTGTTGCCAGGAGTAGAAGCCAGCATGCGGAAGCCCAAACAATTCCCCGCAATGCTGAATGTTGCCTTTGCAAACTCGACCATCACTAAAATCGCTCTTGGCATGTTAGGGGTACTGCGATTTGGGCCGGAACTTAAACAAGCGGTTACTATTAACCTGAAAAACAATGCAGTATTTTATATCTTAGCAAACGCTTTTGTCGTGGCAAATGTGATACTCGCCTTTCCACTGCTTTTGTTTGATGTTTTCGAGACATGGGACAACAAAATACTTCCTTACTTTCCGCACCTAGCACAAGGATCTTCTTGTCACTGGTTCTGGCTTCTTCTAACCCGACCTCTGATCTTGACGTTTGGTGTGTTTCTTGCCATCGCTGTTCCTCATTTCGGCCTTGTCATGGGCTTGTTAGGCTGCTTGACTGGAACCACCTTGTGCCTTGTCTTTCCTTGCGTTTTTCATCTGAAGCTAAAGTGGAATAAATTAGCTTGGTACCAGGTCGCTTTTAGAATTGCAATCGCAGTATTCGGGATCGCCTGCGGTGTCCTTGGAGCTTCATTTTCTGCTCTTAAGCTGGTCACGGTAGGCAAATAA
- the LOC136893005 gene encoding vesicular inhibitory amino acid transporter-like, with amino-acid sequence MESGAVFPSGKFSETDGEVISLHKPTLQTVDEDSPLLYVPDDDCVSSLKKASLAQSVRKLSGATLTVSVLERPSDDRRASAWLAGWNVTNLIQGTGILGVPYAVMMGGWAAVAIIAIVACICCYTGKLLVECLYVQSKRTGQTKRAYVNYPEVGEAAWPGWGNKIVSVVQVCEMYGGVVMYIVLLATVFNDILDGMTSLDIYQWAVVCAYIALPGIFITRVSIIAWISMLSVFALLSGIATIIIYCITEYRYMAISNIPPFDLQKFPIGFGVIVFSYCAHAVFPGVEGSMRKPSQFPMMMNSAFTLAAVVKVLLGLLAVLRFGQRTNQVITVNMANPVFNTVATVLVVTNVFLAFPLCMFVVLETWDNKLLPHFPHLGKDSKCHWFWLLLTRTMLLTFALFLAVIVPHFGLLMGFVGSFTGTCLSFVFPCVFHLTLHWSKTPWYSVLIKILVITFGVVCGACGLFFSARELAKAFSFQSQ; translated from the coding sequence ATGGAAAGTGGTGCAGTTTTTCCCTCCGGTAAGTTCTCAGAGACCGATGGCGAAGTGATCTCGTTGCACAAACCGACGTTGCAGACGGTGGATGAGGATTCACCCCTGTTGTATGTCCCTGATGACGACTGCGTGTCGTCTTTGAAGAAAGCAAGTTTAGCACAGAGTGTGCGGAAACTCAGCGGCGCGACGTTGACTGTTTCCGTCTTGGAACGACCGTCGGACGACCGCCGCGCGTCAGCGTGGCTCGCCGGTTGGAATGTCACCAATCTCATTCAAGGAACCGGAATTCTCGGCGTTCCTTACGCGGTCATGATGGGCGGCTGGGCTGCTGTAGCTATTATCGCGATCGTAGCTTGTATCTGCTGCTACACTGGCAAGCTGTTGGTGGAATGTCTGTACGTGCAATCCAAACGCACCGGGCAAACCAAACGCGCTTATGTCAACTACCCTGAAGTCGGAGAAGCAGCGTGGCCCGGTTGGGGGAACAAGATTGTAAGCGTCGTTCAAGTGTGTGAAATGTACGGAGGCGTGGTCATGTACATTGTCCTCCTGGCTACAGTATTCAACGATATTCTGGACGGAATGACCAGTCTTGATATTTACCAGTGGGCAGTTGTGTGCGCGTATATTGCGTTACCCGGTATCTTCATCACGCGAGTGTCGATAATCGCCTGGATCAGTATGCTCTCTGTTTTCGCATTGCTGTCTGGCATTGCCACAATCATCATTTACTGCATCACTGAATACCGTTACATGGCCATCTCCAATATTCCTCCTTTTGACCTTCAGAAGTTCCCCATTGGATTTGGCGTTATTGTATTCAGCTACTGTGCCCATGCCGTGTTTCCAGGCGTCGAAGGTAGCATGCGTAAACCAAGTCAATTTCCCATGATGATGAACTCAGCTTTCACGCTCGCCGCCGTTGTCAAGGTTTTACTTGGTTTGTTAGCTGTGCTCAGATTCGGCCAGCGCACCAATCAGGTCATAACAGTCAACATGGCTAATCCAGTCTTCAACACTGTTGCTACAGTATTGGTTGTTACCAATGTCTTCCTGGCCTTTCCTCTTTGCATGTTTGTTGTCTTGGAAACATGGGACAACAAGTTATTGCCTCACTTTCCACACCTGGGCAAAGATAGCAAATGTCATTGGTTCTGGTTGCTGTTGACAAGAACTATGCTTCTCACCTTTGCATTGTTCCTGGCTGTTATAGTACCACATTTTGGTTTGCTGATGGGTTTTGTCGGTAGTTTCACAGGAACTTGCCTGTCATTTGTGTTCCCTTGTGTGTTTCACCTCACTCTCCATTGGAGTAAAACCCCATGGTACAGTGTCTTGATAAAAATTCTTGTCATCACATTTGGTGTGGTTTGTGGTGCTTGTGGCTTGTTCTTCTCAGCAAGGGAGCTTGCAAAGGCATTTTCATTTCAGAGTCAATAG
- the LOC136893000 gene encoding vesicular inhibitory amino acid transporter-like, whose translation MAHDGSLENDFQNTASYKSLSPTRGSCNETARDGSHELNILDRTNSTRSTETSLLIPNYSDDSVSSWTTKFTRFQSVSFSHLSVSRLVESLVEKESFDRQAPAVLAGWNVTNLIQGMGILGVPYAVREGGLLAVGSIFIVAMLCDLSGILLVDCLYEISPRSKLRKRVRESYIEVGNAVWPRVGGKVVSVVQTIEMYSAAVLYLILLTAMFSQITAKYIPLGMNEWAVVCSLAVLPTLFIRRLSLVAWMSMIAVFSLMSALMVIISYCIVLHDKWTWDNIPAFNINTFPVGFGIVTFSFCAHALFPGIEGCMKEPKHFNNMMHVSFFISAVIKALFGTFAVLTFGHLTHQVFTVNLEGNVGFNMAATALVAVNVLFSFPLPLFVVVETFDNIVGPHFPCIGPGTKYHWFWLLLTRTSMVTLALFIGLVVPHFGLLMGFVGSFTGTCLSFVFPCIAHLKLRWNSLRWYYIIGEILLIIFGVFAGVLGLIYSGKALVDSFHAL comes from the coding sequence ATGGCACATGATGGAAGCCTTGAGAACGACTTTCAAAACACCGCCTCTTACAAGTCTTTGTCCCCAACGAGAGGTAGTTGCAATGAAACAGCGAGAGATGGAAGTCACGAGTTAAACATCTTGGACAGGACAAATTCAACGCGATCAACGGAAACTTCGCTATTAATTCCCAATTACTCGGACGATTCGGTATCATCTTGGACTACAAAGTTTACACGTTTTCAATCCGTCTCATTTTCTCATCTCAGTGTGTCCCGTCTGGTCGAGTCCCTTGTCGAGAAGGAGAGTTTTGATAGACAAGCGCCGGCTGTCTTGGCTGGTTGGAACGTCACTAACCTCATACAAGGAATGGGTATCCTCGGTGTTCCCTATGCAGTAAGGGAGGGAGGGTTGCTGGCGGTGGGCAGCATCTTCATAGTGGCAATGTTGTGTGACCTCAGTGGCATATTGCTGGTCGATTGCCTATATGAGATCTCACCTCGCAGCAAGTTGAGGAAACGAGTTCGTGAGTCGTACATTGAAGTTGGTAATGCAGTCTGGCCAAGAGTGGGTGGAAAGGTAGTCAGCGTTGTGCAGACAATTGAAATGTACTCAGCTGCTGTGCTGTATCTGATCCTACTTACTGCGATGTTTTCTCAGATCACAGCCAAGTATATACCCCTTGGTATGAATGAATGGGCGGTCGTTTGTTCACTGGCTGTTCTTCCCACCCTCTTCATAAGGAGACTTTCTCTTGTCGCATGGATGAGCATGATCGCTGTGTTTTCACTCATGTCTGCACTCATGGTCATTATTTCATATTGCATTGTTCTCCATGACAAATGGACCTGGGACAACATTCCGGCTTTCAACATCAACACATTTCCTGTTGGGTTTGGTATAGTCACATTCAGTTTCTGCGCTCATGCCCTTTTTCCAGGAATTGAAGGATGCATGAAAGAGCCTAAGCATTTCAACAACATGATGCATGTCTCATTCTTCATCTCTGCTGTCATCAAGGCGCTGTTTGGTACTTTTGCTGTGCTCACGTTCGGACATCTCACGCACCAAGTTTTCACGGTAAATTTAGAAGGAAACGTAGGATTTAACATGGCAGCAACAGCATTAGTAGCAGTGAATGTCCTCTTCTCTTTTCCACTCCCCCTCTTTGTGGTAGTGGAAACATTTGACAATATCGTTGGCCCTCATTTTCCTTGTATAGGACCAGGAACAAAATACCACTGGTTCTGGCTGTTACTCACAAGAACATCAATGGTGACCCTAGCATTGTTCATTGGTCTCGTTGTTCCACACTTTGGTTTGCTGATGGGATTTGTGGGCAGTTTTACTGGTACATGTTTGTCATTTGTATTTCCTTGCATAGCACATCTCAAGTTGCGTTGGAATTCTCTCCGCTGGTACTATATCATTGGTGAGATTCTCCTCATTATCTTTGGAGTATTTGCTGGTGTACTTGGCCTAATTTATTCTGGGAAAGCTCTTGTGGATTCCTTTCATGCATTGTAG
- the LOC136892999 gene encoding vesicular inhibitory amino acid transporter-like yields MESKDLDKKTTIEMDKESLEIGALSIALPVSGTVIKEPELVTIIEDMPLTKEQIEEEQDALEEVKGDFEIDESTPLLCRSIETGLEKSDSSFFTYNSKSFTTTFTTSQASLFIPSFQFSLYSSAVCVSGSGASMKDRGGSSKSKSLSSSIFQKLSQDGQASIILALWNMINMTFSSTGAVAMPYAILLGGFEALLLILVVGVFDAITSVLLIDCLYEVCPKTRLRKRVRASYAEIGAEVWGPSGGHLVDIMTVGLSYSSCVLFVMALGGSMKDLFSDLVVLSLQEWCLFCTIALLLVVFIKKLSVLAWLSMLAVLAVFMITLIALGVSLVNLQSWKLSNVPAFDPNSFPISLGIILFSYCGHTVFPGIEGSMKQPKKYKKVSNWAFFSATTLKFLIGLFCILTFGHDTQPIIILNLSLSHASILSKIATALVVVNVYFSYPLNFFVVTGILDMVLLPKFPTCYKNKHHNFFWVLVTRVTLVFSTLGIALAVPHFGLLMGIFGSVFGVCLTLVFPCLFHLQLKWKKLRWYQKAFEIFMALFGIIAGILGLSYSSIALKNSLK; encoded by the coding sequence ATGGAAAGCAAAGATCTGGACAAGAAGACGACAATCGAGATGGACAAAGAAAGCTTGGAAATAGGCGCGTTGTCGATCGCCTTGCCGGTAAGTGGTACAGTTATCAAAGAGCCCGAGCTTGTGACAATCATCGAAGACATGCCCCTCACGAAAGAACAAATCGAAGAAGAACAAGATGCGCTCGAGGAGGTAAAAGGCGACTTCGAAATTGATGAAAGCACGCCGTTATTGTGCCGTTCGATCGAGACGGGCCTCGAGAAGAGTGACTCTAGTTTCTTTACTTACAACAGCAAAAGTTTCACGACCACTTTTACAACAAGCCAAGCGTCGCTGTTCATTCCATCGTTTCAGTTCTCGTTGTATTCTAGTGCTGTTTGTGTGAGCGGATCGGGTGCTTCGATGAAAGACCGTGGAGGAAGCAGCAAGTCGAAAAGTTTGTCATCGTCAATATTCCAGAAACTTTCTCAAGATGGTCAAGCGTCGATCATACTCGCTCTTTGGAATATGATCAACATGACATTCTCAAGCACCGGTGCGGTAGCCATGCCGTATGCGATCTTACTTGGAGGATTTGAGGCTTTACTTCTCATCCTTGTTGTCGGTGTTTTCGACGCAATCACTTCTGTTCTTTTGATCGACTGCCTCTACGAGGTCTGCCCGAAGACCCGACTGCGTAAACGAGTCAGAGCGAGTTATGCCGAAATCGGAGCCGAAGTGTGGGGGCCCAGTGGAGGACACCTGGTTGACATCATGACGGTCGGTTTGAGTTACAGTTCATGTGTTCTTTTTGTGATGGCCTTGGGAGGTAGCATGAAAGATCTTTTCAGTGACCTTGTTGTACTGTCCCTCCaagaatggtgtttattttgTACCATTGCATTACTGCTTGTTGTTTTTATCAAGAAACTCTCAGTTTTGGCTTGGTTAAGTATGCTAGCAGTGCTGGCTGTTTTTATGATTACTCTAATAGCATTGGGCGTCTCATTAGTAAATTTGCAGTCATGGAAACTAAGCAATGTGCCCGCTTTTGATCCTAACTCATTCCCAATTAGTTTAggtataattttattttcctatTGTGGGCACACAGTGTTTCCTGGGATTGAGGGGTCAATGAAACAAcccaaaaaatacaaaaaggtCTCCAACTGGGCATTTTTTTCAGCAACGACTCTAAAATTTTTGATTGGGCTGTTTTGTATCCTCACTTTTGGGCATGACACTCAGCCAATAATCATCTTAAATCTTAGCTTGTCGCATGCATCCATATTAAGTAAAATTGCCACAGCACTGGTGGTCGTAAATGTCTACTTCTCGTACCCactgaatttttttgttgtcaCTGGAATTCTAGACATGGTGCTATTACCCAAGTTTCCAACGTGTTACAAGAATAAACATCACAACTTTTTCTGGGTTCTTGTTACCAGGGTAACCCTTGTATTTTCAACCCTGGGAATTGCCCTGGCTGTGCCTCACTTTGGCCTCCTCATGGGAATTTTTGGTAGCGTTTTTGGAGTTTGCTTAACTTTAGTTTTCCCGTGCCTCTTCCATTTGCAGCTCAAATGGAAGAAATTAAGATGGTAtcagaaagcttttgagatTTTTATGGCCTTATTTGGGATTATTGCTGGCATTCTTGGATTAAGTTACTCTTCCATTGCCCTAAAGAACTCATTAAAATAG